In one Epinephelus moara isolate mb chromosome 6, YSFRI_EMoa_1.0, whole genome shotgun sequence genomic region, the following are encoded:
- the LOC126391547 gene encoding H-2 class II histocompatibility antigen, E-S beta chain-like, which translates to MFARSFFSLLLLFLIFSRADALFGYGLLRCQFTSPDDVFYMEQIFFNKVLLIDYNSTAGKYVGYTEKTRDIADGLNKSPSFMKQVKKNEDKCKSHVSLVLDLSKPVEPYVTVKSVDTASSRHPGMLICSVYDFYPKQIRVTWLRNGKEVTSDVTSTEELSNGNWLHQMHSYLEFTPKPGEQITCKVEHSSLTEPKLYDWDPIPHSQNNKIAIGTAGLVLGLVFLVAGLIYYKKNSAGRMLVPTG; encoded by the exons ATGTTCGCTCGCAGCTTCTTTTCCCTGCTGCTTCTGTTTCTGATATTTTCAAGAGCAG ATGCTCTTTTTGGCTATGGTTTGCTTCGCTGCCAGTTTACTTCCCCTGATGATGTGTTTTATATGGAGCAAATCTTCTTCAACAAGGTGCTTCTGATAGATTACAACAGCACTGCGGGAAAATACGTCGGCTacacagagaaaacaagagACATTGCAGATGGCCTCAATAAAAGCCCTTCTTTTATGAAACAAGTAAAGAAGAATGAAGACAAATGCAAAAGCCATGTCTCATTGGTACTGGACCTTTCAAAACCAG TCGAGCCCTACGTCACCGTGAAGTCAGTTGACACAGCAAGCAGCAGACATCCAGGCATGCTCATCTGCAGTGTGTACGACTTTTATCCCAAACAAATCAGAGTGACTTGGCTGAGAAACGGAAAGGAGGTGACGTCTGATGTGACGTCCACTGAGGAACTGTCCAATGGGAACTGGCTCCACCAGATGCACTCCTATCTGGAGTTTACACCCAAACCTGGGGAGCAAATAACCTGTAAGGTGGAGCACAGCAGCCTCACCGAGCCCAAGCTTTATGACTGGG ACCCGATACCTCATTCACAGAATAACAAGATCGCTATCGGGACGGCAGGTCTGGTGCTGGGTCTGGTGTTTTTGGTTGCTGGGCTGATTTACTACAAGAAGAACAGTGCAG GCCGAATGTTGGTGCCAACAGGTTAA